A region of Gracilinanus agilis isolate LMUSP501 chromosome 3, AgileGrace, whole genome shotgun sequence DNA encodes the following proteins:
- the PPCS gene encoding phosphopantothenate--cysteine ligase isoform X2, producing MAEEILGAEFPEPPGLARCAALMQRFAARLGSQGRRVVLVTSGGTKVPLEARTVRFLDNFSSGRRGAVSAESFLNAGYGVLFLHRARSAFPFAHRFPPQTWLAALRPVKGEAEVPSSRLLLEAEATTLPGFAAALRSYQKAADAGNFLSVEFATLTDYLHLLQAAAQALSPLGSSAMFYLAAAVSDFYVPASEMPEHKIHSSGGPLQITMKLVPKMLSPLVKDWAPKAFVISFKLETDPTVVIDHARKALETYRHQVVVANILESRRSYVVIVTKDSETQLSLSDEEMGKGPYPTLTGQQKQESRISIV from the exons ATGGCGGAAGAGATCCTAGGCGCCGAATTCCCGGAGCCGCCGGGCTTGGCGCGTTGCGCCGCGCTCATGCAGCGCTTCGCCGCGCGGCTGGGTTCGCAGGGCCGGCGGGTGGTGCTTGTCACATCGGGCGGCACCAAGGTGCCGCTGGAAGCGCGCACCGTGCGCTTTCTGGATAACTTTAGCAGCGGGCGGCGCGGCGCGGTCTCGGCCGAGAGCTTCCTGAACGCCGGCTACGGGGTGCTATTCCTGCACCGCGCGCGCTCTGCCTTCCCCTTCGCGCACCGCTTCCCTCCGCAGACTTGGCTCGCGGCGCTGCGACCCGTCAAGGGTGAGGCTGAGGTCCCCAGCAGCCGCTTGCTGCTCGAGGCCGAGGCCACTACACTGCCAGGCTTCGCTGCCGCCCTGCGCAGCTACCAGAAGGCCGCAGACGCCGGCAACTTCCTGTCCGTGGAGTTCGCCACCCTAACCGACTACCTGCACCTTCTGCAGGCCGCGGCCCAGGCGCTCAGCCCGCTAG GCTCTTCTGCAATGTTTTACCTTGCTGCAGCTGTGTCAGATTTTTATGTGCCTGCCTCTGAAATGCCTGAGCATAAGATCCACTCCTCTGGAGGCCCTTTGCAG ATAACAATGAAGCTGGTGCCAAAAATGCTTTCTCCTCTGGTGAAAGACTGGGCTCCCAAAGCATTTGTAATTTCCTTTAAGTTGGAGACAGATCCTACGGTTGTCATTGATCATGCACGGAAGGCTCTGGAGACATATCGTCATCAGGTTGTGGTGGCCAATATCCTTGAATCTCGGAGGTCCTATGTGGTTATTGTAACCAAAGACTCAGAAACACAGTTGTCCCTCTCTgatgaagaaatgggaaaag GTCCCTATCCGACACTTACAGGGCAACAGAAGCAAGAAAGTAGAATATCAAtagtttaa
- the PPCS gene encoding phosphopantothenate--cysteine ligase isoform X1 — MAEEILGAEFPEPPGLARCAALMQRFAARLGSQGRRVVLVTSGGTKVPLEARTVRFLDNFSSGRRGAVSAESFLNAGYGVLFLHRARSAFPFAHRFPPQTWLAALRPVKGEAEVPSSRLLLEAEATTLPGFAAALRSYQKAADAGNFLSVEFATLTDYLHLLQAAAQALSPLGSSAMFYLAAAVSDFYVPASEMPEHKIHSSGGPLQITMKLVPKMLSPLVKDWAPKAFVISFKLETDPTVVIDHARKALETYRHQVVVANILESRRSYVVIVTKDSETQLSLSDEEMGKGMEIEEKIVSNLQSRHIAFINEEN, encoded by the exons ATGGCGGAAGAGATCCTAGGCGCCGAATTCCCGGAGCCGCCGGGCTTGGCGCGTTGCGCCGCGCTCATGCAGCGCTTCGCCGCGCGGCTGGGTTCGCAGGGCCGGCGGGTGGTGCTTGTCACATCGGGCGGCACCAAGGTGCCGCTGGAAGCGCGCACCGTGCGCTTTCTGGATAACTTTAGCAGCGGGCGGCGCGGCGCGGTCTCGGCCGAGAGCTTCCTGAACGCCGGCTACGGGGTGCTATTCCTGCACCGCGCGCGCTCTGCCTTCCCCTTCGCGCACCGCTTCCCTCCGCAGACTTGGCTCGCGGCGCTGCGACCCGTCAAGGGTGAGGCTGAGGTCCCCAGCAGCCGCTTGCTGCTCGAGGCCGAGGCCACTACACTGCCAGGCTTCGCTGCCGCCCTGCGCAGCTACCAGAAGGCCGCAGACGCCGGCAACTTCCTGTCCGTGGAGTTCGCCACCCTAACCGACTACCTGCACCTTCTGCAGGCCGCGGCCCAGGCGCTCAGCCCGCTAG GCTCTTCTGCAATGTTTTACCTTGCTGCAGCTGTGTCAGATTTTTATGTGCCTGCCTCTGAAATGCCTGAGCATAAGATCCACTCCTCTGGAGGCCCTTTGCAG ATAACAATGAAGCTGGTGCCAAAAATGCTTTCTCCTCTGGTGAAAGACTGGGCTCCCAAAGCATTTGTAATTTCCTTTAAGTTGGAGACAGATCCTACGGTTGTCATTGATCATGCACGGAAGGCTCTGGAGACATATCGTCATCAGGTTGTGGTGGCCAATATCCTTGAATCTCGGAGGTCCTATGTGGTTATTGTAACCAAAGACTCAGAAACACAGTTGTCCCTCTCTgatgaagaaatgggaaaaggtatggaaatagaagaaaagattgTGAGTAATCTACAGTCTCGACACATagcttttataaatgaggaaaactga